A genomic region of Mus musculus strain C57BL/6J chromosome 7, GRCm38.p6 C57BL/6J contains the following coding sequences:
- the Ggn gene encoding gametogenetin isoform X2, with protein sequence MIDTERRPRPSSKMGNVQSEPSAGGGSRKEQASDRASDSRRTPLVEPEVTPSSPAMRLARGLGVWFPGSSGPPGLLIPPEPQASSSPLPLTLELPSPVTPPPEEAAAVSTPPPPPVGTLLPAPSKWRKPTGTSVPRIRGLLEASHRGQGDPPSLRPLPPLPRQLTEKDPVLRAPAPPPTPLEPRKQLPPAPSTCDPQPLSRRITLASSATSPTESQVRHSSEGQAAGGAHGGVPPQAGEGEMARSATSESGLSLLCKVTFKSGPHLSPTSASGPLAAKASPGAGGGGLFASSGAISYAEVLKQGPQPPGATRPLGEVPPGATRPLGEVPRAAQETEGGDGDGEGCSGPPSVPAPLARALPPPPYTTFPGSKPKFDWVSPPDGTERHFRFNGAVGGIGAPRRRTTTLSGPWGSPPPRSGQTHPSSGPRRPTPALLAPPMFIFPAPNNGEPVRPVPPSPQQIPPLPPPPPTPPATPPPAPPPTPQPPALPRTPILVARPPTPGPGHLESALAPTPPSTLSPTAAADQVPAATPATVTSQVPATATAELSPPMPQPKTRTRRNKGPRAARGVIREEGTSGDGPREPNTAPVTDSSSGGGGGGSNGTSTAGASNKGTARHWPPFEVLNSCPCKCYCRHQRRHRRLPRNVSAWLSTPTNHLSEPPWVATVKLAGSLVAGLEHYDLQATHST encoded by the exons ATGATCGACACAGAGAGACG TCCCCGACCTTCTTCAAAAATGGGGAACGTGCAGTCGGAGCCGTCCGCGGGCGGGGGTTCCCGAAAAGAGCAGGCCTCAGACCGCGCCTCCGACTCCCGCAGGACGCCTCTAGTGGAGCCCGAGGTGACCCCCTCATCCCCTGCCATGCGCCTGGCTCGAGGGCTGGGCGTCTGGTTCCCTGGCAGTTCCGGGCCCCCGGGACTCCTGATACCCCCGGAGCCCCAGGCCTCATCCTCGCCCCTGCCCCTGACCTTAGAACTGCCCTCGCCAGTGACACCCCCTCCAGAGGAGGCGGCTGCGGTCTCCACACCACCCCCGCCCCCCGTGGGGACCCTGCTGCCTGCGCCATCTAAGTGGCGAAAACCCACGGGCACTTCAGTGCCTCGGATCCGCGGTCTTCTGGAGGCGAGCCATCGTGGTCAGGGTGACCCTCCAAGCCTCCGCCCGCTGCCACCGCTGCCCCGGCAACTGACCGAAAAAGACCCGGTCCTGAGGGCCCCAGCCCCACCTCCGACGCCCCTGGAACCTCGGAAACAACTACCGCCAGCACCATCAACTTGCGATCCGCAGCCCCTGAGCCGCAGAATCACTCTGGCCTCGTCGGCCACAAGCCCCACAGAAAGTCAGGTCAGACACAGCAGCGAGGGTCAGGCGGCCGGGGGAGCCCACGGAGGGGTACCTCCCCAAGCTGGAGAGGGCGAAATGGCTCGGTCTGCTACTTCCGAGTCTGGCCTGAGTCTGCTGTGTAAAGTCACCTTCAAGTCGGGGCCCCATTTGTCCCCCACATCGGCCTCGGGTCCCTTAGCAGCCAAAGCCTCACCCGGGGCCGGTGGTGGCGGACTGTTTGCCTCTTCTGGGGCCATCTCCTATGCTGAGGTCCTGAAGCAAGGGCCCCAACCTCCTGGAGCCACTCGTCCCTTGGGAGAGGTCCCTCCTGGAGCCACTCGTCCCTTGGGAGAGGTCCCTCGTGCAGCTCAGGAAACCGAGGGTGGTGACGGAGATGGCGAAGGGTGTTCTGGTCCCCCTTCGGTGCCTGCTCCCCTTGCCCGGGCTCTACCGCCGCCCCCTTACACCACCTTCCCAGGTTCAAAGCCCAAATTCGACTGGGTGAGCCCTCCTGATGGCACTGAACGGCATTTCCGATTCAATGGGGCTGTCGGGGGAATCGGGGCACCCCGACGGCGCACGACCACGCTCTCAGGGCCTTGGGGATCCCCTCCACCCAGGTCAGGTCAGACACATCCATCTTCAGGGCCTCGGAGGCCCACACCTGCCTTGTTGGCACCACCCATGTTCATCTTCCCAGCGCCAAACAATGGCGAGCCTGTTCGCCCAGTGCCTCCAAGTCCACAGCAGATACCTCCtctgccgccaccaccacccacgCCACCAGCCACGCCACCACCGGCGCCACCACCCACACCACAGCCACCAGCGCTCCCAAGGACGCCGATACTGGTGGCCCGTCCGCCGACCCCAGGCCCTGGCCACTTAGAGTCAGCCTTGGCTCCCACCCCTCCCTCCACTTTATCCCCAACTGCAGCTGCCGACCAGGTCCCAGCTGCAACTCCAGCCACAGTCACATCCCAAGTTCCAGCAACCGCCACCGCTGAGCTGTCACCGCCAATGCCCCAACCCAAGACTCGTACACGCAGGAACAAAGGTCCCCGAGCGGCCCGGGGTGTTATCCGTGAAGAAGGGACTTCTGGAGATGGCCCTCGAGAACCGAATACGGCTCCGGTGACTGACAGCAGCAGTGGAGGGGGTGGCGGTGGTAGCAACGGAACCTCCACAGCTGGGGCCTCTAACAAGGGAACAGCAAGGCACTGGCCGCCTTTCGAGGTGCTTAATTCCTGTCCCTGCAAGTGCTACTGCCGCCATCAACGTCGTCACCGTCGGCTGCCACGCAACGTGTCTGCCTG GCTGAGCACACCTACCAACCACCTGAGCGAGCCACCGTGGGTGGCCACTGTCAAGCTGGCTGGCTCCCTAGTAGCGGGCCTGGAGCACTACGACTTGCAGGCCACCCATTCTACCTGA
- the Ggn gene encoding gametogenetin isoform X1, whose amino-acid sequence MQTGAVQEQPEPWSPRRTRRLTGESFFNHSPRPSSKMGNVQSEPSAGGGSRKEQASDRASDSRRTPLVEPEVTPSSPAMRLARGLGVWFPGSSGPPGLLIPPEPQASSSPLPLTLELPSPVTPPPEEAAAVSTPPPPPVGTLLPAPSKWRKPTGTSVPRIRGLLEASHRGQGDPPSLRPLPPLPRQLTEKDPVLRAPAPPPTPLEPRKQLPPAPSTCDPQPLSRRITLASSATSPTESQVRHSSEGQAAGGAHGGVPPQAGEGEMARSATSESGLSLLCKVTFKSGPHLSPTSASGPLAAKASPGAGGGGLFASSGAISYAEVLKQGPQPPGATRPLGEVPPGATRPLGEVPRAAQETEGGDGDGEGCSGPPSVPAPLARALPPPPYTTFPGSKPKFDWVSPPDGTERHFRFNGAVGGIGAPRRRTTTLSGPWGSPPPRSGQTHPSSGPRRPTPALLAPPMFIFPAPNNGEPVRPVPPSPQQIPPLPPPPPTPPATPPPAPPPTPQPPALPRTPILVARPPTPGPGHLESALAPTPPSTLSPTAAADQVPAATPATVTSQVPATATAELSPPMPQPKTRTRRNKGPRAARGVIREEGTSGDGPREPNTAPVTDSSSGGGGGGSNGTSTAGASNKGTARHWPPFEVLNSCPCKCYCRHQRRHRRLPRNVSAWLSTPTNHLSEPPWVATVKLAGSLVAGLEHYDLQATHST is encoded by the exons ATGCAGACAGGGGCAGTCCAAGAACAGCCTGAGCCGTGGAGTCCCCGCAGAACCCGCCGACTGACTGGTGAAAGTTTTTTTAACCACAGTCCCCGACCTTCTTCAAAAATGGGGAACGTGCAGTCGGAGCCGTCCGCGGGCGGGGGTTCCCGAAAAGAGCAGGCCTCAGACCGCGCCTCCGACTCCCGCAGGACGCCTCTAGTGGAGCCCGAGGTGACCCCCTCATCCCCTGCCATGCGCCTGGCTCGAGGGCTGGGCGTCTGGTTCCCTGGCAGTTCCGGGCCCCCGGGACTCCTGATACCCCCGGAGCCCCAGGCCTCATCCTCGCCCCTGCCCCTGACCTTAGAACTGCCCTCGCCAGTGACACCCCCTCCAGAGGAGGCGGCTGCGGTCTCCACACCACCCCCGCCCCCCGTGGGGACCCTGCTGCCTGCGCCATCTAAGTGGCGAAAACCCACGGGCACTTCAGTGCCTCGGATCCGCGGTCTTCTGGAGGCGAGCCATCGTGGTCAGGGTGACCCTCCAAGCCTCCGCCCGCTGCCACCGCTGCCCCGGCAACTGACCGAAAAAGACCCGGTCCTGAGGGCCCCAGCCCCACCTCCGACGCCCCTGGAACCTCGGAAACAACTACCGCCAGCACCATCAACTTGCGATCCGCAGCCCCTGAGCCGCAGAATCACTCTGGCCTCGTCGGCCACAAGCCCCACAGAAAGTCAGGTCAGACACAGCAGCGAGGGTCAGGCGGCCGGGGGAGCCCACGGAGGGGTACCTCCCCAAGCTGGAGAGGGCGAAATGGCTCGGTCTGCTACTTCCGAGTCTGGCCTGAGTCTGCTGTGTAAAGTCACCTTCAAGTCGGGGCCCCATTTGTCCCCCACATCGGCCTCGGGTCCCTTAGCAGCCAAAGCCTCACCCGGGGCCGGTGGTGGCGGACTGTTTGCCTCTTCTGGGGCCATCTCCTATGCTGAGGTCCTGAAGCAAGGGCCCCAACCTCCTGGAGCCACTCGTCCCTTGGGAGAGGTCCCTCCTGGAGCCACTCGTCCCTTGGGAGAGGTCCCTCGTGCAGCTCAGGAAACCGAGGGTGGTGACGGAGATGGCGAAGGGTGTTCTGGTCCCCCTTCGGTGCCTGCTCCCCTTGCCCGGGCTCTACCGCCGCCCCCTTACACCACCTTCCCAGGTTCAAAGCCCAAATTCGACTGGGTGAGCCCTCCTGATGGCACTGAACGGCATTTCCGATTCAATGGGGCTGTCGGGGGAATCGGGGCACCCCGACGGCGCACGACCACGCTCTCAGGGCCTTGGGGATCCCCTCCACCCAGGTCAGGTCAGACACATCCATCTTCAGGGCCTCGGAGGCCCACACCTGCCTTGTTGGCACCACCCATGTTCATCTTCCCAGCGCCAAACAATGGCGAGCCTGTTCGCCCAGTGCCTCCAAGTCCACAGCAGATACCTCCtctgccgccaccaccacccacgCCACCAGCCACGCCACCACCGGCGCCACCACCCACACCACAGCCACCAGCGCTCCCAAGGACGCCGATACTGGTGGCCCGTCCGCCGACCCCAGGCCCTGGCCACTTAGAGTCAGCCTTGGCTCCCACCCCTCCCTCCACTTTATCCCCAACTGCAGCTGCCGACCAGGTCCCAGCTGCAACTCCAGCCACAGTCACATCCCAAGTTCCAGCAACCGCCACCGCTGAGCTGTCACCGCCAATGCCCCAACCCAAGACTCGTACACGCAGGAACAAAGGTCCCCGAGCGGCCCGGGGTGTTATCCGTGAAGAAGGGACTTCTGGAGATGGCCCTCGAGAACCGAATACGGCTCCGGTGACTGACAGCAGCAGTGGAGGGGGTGGCGGTGGTAGCAACGGAACCTCCACAGCTGGGGCCTCTAACAAGGGAACAGCAAGGCACTGGCCGCCTTTCGAGGTGCTTAATTCCTGTCCCTGCAAGTGCTACTGCCGCCATCAACGTCGTCACCGTCGGCTGCCACGCAACGTGTCTGCCTG GCTGAGCACACCTACCAACCACCTGAGCGAGCCACCGTGGGTGGCCACTGTCAAGCTGGCTGGCTCCCTAGTAGCGGGCCTGGAGCACTACGACTTGCAGGCCACCCATTCTACCTGA
- the Ggn gene encoding gametogenetin isoform 4 (isoform 4 is encoded by transcript variant 4) encodes MGNVQSEPSAGGGSRKEQASDRASDSRRTPLVEPEVTPSSPAMRLARGLGVWFPGSSGPPGLLIPPEPQASSSPLPLTLELPSPVTPPPEEAAAVSTPPPPPVGTLLPAPSKWRKPTGTSVPRIRGLLEASHRGQGDPPSLRPLPPLPRQLTEKDPVLRAPAPPPTPLEPRKQLPPAPSTCDPQPLSRRITLASSATSPTESQVRHSSEGQAAGGAHGGVPPQAGEGEMARSATSESGLSLLCKVTFKSGPHLSPTSASGPLAAKASPGAGGGGLFASSGAISYAEVLKQGPQPPGATRPLGEVPPGATRPLGEVPRAAQETEGGDGDGEGCSGPPSVPAPLARALPPPPYTTFPGSKPKFDWVSPPDGTERHFRFNGAVGGIGAPRRRTTTLSGPWGSPPPRSGQTHPSSGPRRPTPALLAPPMFIFPAPNNGEPVRPVPPSPQQIPPLPPPPPTPPATPPPAPPPTPQPPALPRTPILVARPPTPGPGHLESALAPTPPSTLSPTAAADQVPAATPATVTSQVPATATAELSPPMPQPKTRTRRNKGPRAARGVIREEGTSGDGPREPNTAPVTDSSSGGGGGGSNGTSTAGASNKGTARHWPPFEVLNSCPCKCYCRHQRRHRRLPRNVSAWLSTPTNHLSEPPWVATVKLAGSLVAGLEHYDLQATHST; translated from the exons ATGGGGAACGTGCAGTCGGAGCCGTCCGCGGGCGGGGGTTCCCGAAAAGAGCAGGCCTCAGACCGCGCCTCCGACTCCCGCAGGACGCCTCTAGTGGAGCCCGAGGTGACCCCCTCATCCCCTGCCATGCGCCTGGCTCGAGGGCTGGGCGTCTGGTTCCCTGGCAGTTCCGGGCCCCCGGGACTCCTGATACCCCCGGAGCCCCAGGCCTCATCCTCGCCCCTGCCCCTGACCTTAGAACTGCCCTCGCCAGTGACACCCCCTCCAGAGGAGGCGGCTGCGGTCTCCACACCACCCCCGCCCCCCGTGGGGACCCTGCTGCCTGCGCCATCTAAGTGGCGAAAACCCACGGGCACTTCAGTGCCTCGGATCCGCGGTCTTCTGGAGGCGAGCCATCGTGGTCAGGGTGACCCTCCAAGCCTCCGCCCGCTGCCACCGCTGCCCCGGCAACTGACCGAAAAAGACCCGGTCCTGAGGGCCCCAGCCCCACCTCCGACGCCCCTGGAACCTCGGAAACAACTACCGCCAGCACCATCAACTTGCGATCCGCAGCCCCTGAGCCGCAGAATCACTCTGGCCTCGTCGGCCACAAGCCCCACAGAAAGTCAGGTCAGACACAGCAGCGAGGGTCAGGCGGCCGGGGGAGCCCACGGAGGGGTACCTCCCCAAGCTGGAGAGGGCGAAATGGCTCGGTCTGCTACTTCCGAGTCTGGCCTGAGTCTGCTGTGTAAAGTCACCTTCAAGTCGGGGCCCCATTTGTCCCCCACATCGGCCTCGGGTCCCTTAGCAGCCAAAGCCTCACCCGGGGCCGGTGGTGGCGGACTGTTTGCCTCTTCTGGGGCCATCTCCTATGCTGAGGTCCTGAAGCAAGGGCCCCAACCTCCTGGAGCCACTCGTCCCTTGGGAGAGGTCCCTCCTGGAGCCACTCGTCCCTTGGGAGAGGTCCCTCGTGCAGCTCAGGAAACCGAGGGTGGTGACGGAGATGGCGAAGGGTGTTCTGGTCCCCCTTCGGTGCCTGCTCCCCTTGCCCGGGCTCTACCGCCGCCCCCTTACACCACCTTCCCAGGTTCAAAGCCCAAATTCGACTGGGTGAGCCCTCCTGATGGCACTGAACGGCATTTCCGATTCAATGGGGCTGTCGGGGGAATCGGGGCACCCCGACGGCGCACGACCACGCTCTCAGGGCCTTGGGGATCCCCTCCACCCAGGTCAGGTCAGACACATCCATCTTCAGGGCCTCGGAGGCCCACACCTGCCTTGTTGGCACCACCCATGTTCATCTTCCCAGCGCCAAACAATGGCGAGCCTGTTCGCCCAGTGCCTCCAAGTCCACAGCAGATACCTCCtctgccgccaccaccacccacgCCACCAGCCACGCCACCACCGGCGCCACCACCCACACCACAGCCACCAGCGCTCCCAAGGACGCCGATACTGGTGGCCCGTCCGCCGACCCCAGGCCCTGGCCACTTAGAGTCAGCCTTGGCTCCCACCCCTCCCTCCACTTTATCCCCAACTGCAGCTGCCGACCAGGTCCCAGCTGCAACTCCAGCCACAGTCACATCCCAAGTTCCAGCAACCGCCACCGCTGAGCTGTCACCGCCAATGCCCCAACCCAAGACTCGTACACGCAGGAACAAAGGTCCCCGAGCGGCCCGGGGTGTTATCCGTGAAGAAGGGACTTCTGGAGATGGCCCTCGAGAACCGAATACGGCTCCGGTGACTGACAGCAGCAGTGGAGGGGGTGGCGGTGGTAGCAACGGAACCTCCACAGCTGGGGCCTCTAACAAGGGAACAGCAAGGCACTGGCCGCCTTTCGAGGTGCTTAATTCCTGTCCCTGCAAGTGCTACTGCCGCCATCAACGTCGTCACCGTCGGCTGCCACGCAACGTGTCTGCCTG GCTGAGCACACCTACCAACCACCTGAGCGAGCCACCGTGGGTGGCCACTGTCAAGCTGGCTGGCTCCCTAGTAGCGGGCCTGGAGCACTACGACTTGCAGGCCACCCATTCTACCTGA
- the Ggn gene encoding gametogenetin isoform X3, which translates to MARSATSESGLSLLCKVTFKSGPHLSPTSASGPLAAKASPGAGGGGLFASSGAISYAEVLKQGPQPPGATRPLGEVPPGATRPLGEVPRAAQETEGGDGDGEGCSGPPSVPAPLARALPPPPYTTFPGSKPKFDWVSPPDGTERHFRFNGAVGGIGAPRRRTTTLSGPWGSPPPRSGQTHPSSGPRRPTPALLAPPMFIFPAPNNGEPVRPVPPSPQQIPPLPPPPPTPPATPPPAPPPTPQPPALPRTPILVARPPTPGPGHLESALAPTPPSTLSPTAAADQVPAATPATVTSQVPATATAELSPPMPQPKTRTRRNKGPRAARGVIREEGTSGDGPREPNTAPVTDSSSGGGGGGSNGTSTAGASNKGTARHWPPFEVLNSCPCKCYCRHQRRHRRLPRNVSAWLSTPTNHLSEPPWVATVKLAGSLVAGLEHYDLQATHST; encoded by the exons ATGGCTCGGTCTGCTACTTCCGAGTCTGGCCTGAGTCTGCTGTGTAAAGTCACCTTCAAGTCGGGGCCCCATTTGTCCCCCACATCGGCCTCGGGTCCCTTAGCAGCCAAAGCCTCACCCGGGGCCGGTGGTGGCGGACTGTTTGCCTCTTCTGGGGCCATCTCCTATGCTGAGGTCCTGAAGCAAGGGCCCCAACCTCCTGGAGCCACTCGTCCCTTGGGAGAGGTCCCTCCTGGAGCCACTCGTCCCTTGGGAGAGGTCCCTCGTGCAGCTCAGGAAACCGAGGGTGGTGACGGAGATGGCGAAGGGTGTTCTGGTCCCCCTTCGGTGCCTGCTCCCCTTGCCCGGGCTCTACCGCCGCCCCCTTACACCACCTTCCCAGGTTCAAAGCCCAAATTCGACTGGGTGAGCCCTCCTGATGGCACTGAACGGCATTTCCGATTCAATGGGGCTGTCGGGGGAATCGGGGCACCCCGACGGCGCACGACCACGCTCTCAGGGCCTTGGGGATCCCCTCCACCCAGGTCAGGTCAGACACATCCATCTTCAGGGCCTCGGAGGCCCACACCTGCCTTGTTGGCACCACCCATGTTCATCTTCCCAGCGCCAAACAATGGCGAGCCTGTTCGCCCAGTGCCTCCAAGTCCACAGCAGATACCTCCtctgccgccaccaccacccacgCCACCAGCCACGCCACCACCGGCGCCACCACCCACACCACAGCCACCAGCGCTCCCAAGGACGCCGATACTGGTGGCCCGTCCGCCGACCCCAGGCCCTGGCCACTTAGAGTCAGCCTTGGCTCCCACCCCTCCCTCCACTTTATCCCCAACTGCAGCTGCCGACCAGGTCCCAGCTGCAACTCCAGCCACAGTCACATCCCAAGTTCCAGCAACCGCCACCGCTGAGCTGTCACCGCCAATGCCCCAACCCAAGACTCGTACACGCAGGAACAAAGGTCCCCGAGCGGCCCGGGGTGTTATCCGTGAAGAAGGGACTTCTGGAGATGGCCCTCGAGAACCGAATACGGCTCCGGTGACTGACAGCAGCAGTGGAGGGGGTGGCGGTGGTAGCAACGGAACCTCCACAGCTGGGGCCTCTAACAAGGGAACAGCAAGGCACTGGCCGCCTTTCGAGGTGCTTAATTCCTGTCCCTGCAAGTGCTACTGCCGCCATCAACGTCGTCACCGTCGGCTGCCACGCAACGTGTCTGCCTG GCTGAGCACACCTACCAACCACCTGAGCGAGCCACCGTGGGTGGCCACTGTCAAGCTGGCTGGCTCCCTAGTAGCGGGCCTGGAGCACTACGACTTGCAGGCCACCCATTCTACCTGA
- the Ggn gene encoding gametogenetin isoform 3 (isoform 3 is encoded by transcript variant 3), with protein MPQPKTRTRRNKGPRAARGVIREEGTSGDGPREPNTAPVTDSSSGGGGGGSNGTSTAGASNKGTARHWPPFEVLNSCPCKCYCRHQRRHRRLPRNVSAWLSTPTNHLSEPPWVATVKLAGSLVAGLEHYDLQATHST; from the exons ATGCCCCAACCCAAGACTCGTACACGCAGGAACAAAGGTCCCCGAGCGGCCCGGGGTGTTATCCGTGAAGAAGGGACTTCTGGAGATGGCCCTCGAGAACCGAATACGGCTCCGGTGACTGACAGCAGCAGTGGAGGGGGTGGCGGTGGTAGCAACGGAACCTCCACAGCTGGGGCCTCTAACAAGGGAACAGCAAGGCACTGGCCGCCTTTCGAGGTGCTTAATTCCTGTCCCTGCAAGTGCTACTGCCGCCATCAACGTCGTCACCGTCGGCTGCCACGCAACGTGTCTGCCTG GCTGAGCACACCTACCAACCACCTGAGCGAGCCACCGTGGGTGGCCACTGTCAAGCTGGCTGGCTCCCTAGTAGCGGGCCTGGAGCACTACGACTTGCAGGCCACCCATTCTACCTGA